The following proteins come from a genomic window of Streptomyces liliiviolaceus:
- a CDS encoding cyclase family protein, with product MKIYDITLPIHPEMLHWGRKPEVEIVESLSHGDASNVTRWRLGAHTGTHVDAPAHFRDGATPIDEVSLYSLVGPALVIDLTHVEGDVEPHHLEEGGAAGHTRILLKTSNSAGPLKETERAPQWVGLSPKAADWLIEHDVELIGIDYLTIESHHRTDTWDVHHSLLGAGVLILENADLDQVPGGTYDLTCLPTKLVGADGSFARAILTTRD from the coding sequence GTGAAGATCTACGACATCACCCTGCCCATCCACCCCGAGATGCTGCACTGGGGGCGCAAGCCCGAGGTCGAGATCGTCGAGTCCCTTTCCCACGGCGACGCCTCCAACGTCACGAGGTGGCGGCTCGGCGCCCACACCGGCACCCACGTCGACGCCCCCGCCCACTTCCGCGACGGCGCCACCCCGATCGACGAGGTGTCCCTGTACTCGCTGGTCGGACCGGCCCTCGTCATCGACCTGACTCATGTCGAGGGTGACGTGGAACCGCACCACCTGGAGGAGGGCGGGGCGGCCGGGCACACCCGGATCCTGCTCAAGACCTCCAACTCCGCGGGCCCCCTCAAGGAGACCGAGCGGGCGCCGCAGTGGGTGGGCCTCTCCCCGAAGGCGGCCGACTGGCTGATCGAGCACGACGTCGAACTCATCGGCATCGACTACCTGACCATCGAGAGCCATCACCGCACCGACACCTGGGACGTCCACCACTCCCTGTTGGGGGCGGGTGTCCTCATCCTGGAGAACGCGGACCTCGACCAGGTGCCCGGCGGTACCTACGACCTGACGTGCCTGCCCACGAAACTGGTCGGCGCCGACGGTTCCTTCGCCCGCGCCATCCTCACCACCCGGGACTGA
- a CDS encoding amidohydrolase family protein — protein MIIDAYNTTQDVRGRSDYLTGVRKGEAPPPYTPFEPRRILDRMDAAGVDMAMVCSLAQRIENDFISSLVATHPDRFFGFGQVLPQADDAIEEIDRMADAGLVGLKLHPSLHGYHVADHGLLDPLFEACARRGLMVLINALDDSFCAPLAIEEIARDHPGVPTIIAHMGAVWNVPEAIIVAERQPHVYLETSATLMSDVKRAYARLGPEKILLGSEWPGSDFDLERMKIAKAIPDDKDRALVEGGNMARLLGITA, from the coding sequence GTGATCATCGACGCGTACAACACCACCCAGGACGTCCGGGGACGCTCGGACTACCTCACCGGCGTCCGCAAGGGGGAGGCGCCGCCGCCGTACACCCCGTTCGAGCCGCGGCGCATCCTGGACCGGATGGACGCAGCCGGCGTCGACATGGCGATGGTCTGCTCGCTCGCCCAGCGCATCGAGAACGACTTCATCAGTTCGCTGGTCGCCACCCACCCCGACCGCTTCTTCGGCTTCGGTCAGGTCCTCCCGCAGGCAGACGACGCCATCGAGGAGATCGACCGCATGGCCGACGCCGGGCTGGTGGGCCTCAAGCTCCACCCCAGCCTGCACGGCTACCACGTCGCCGACCACGGTCTGCTGGACCCGCTGTTCGAGGCCTGCGCGCGGCGCGGGCTGATGGTCCTGATCAACGCCCTGGACGACTCCTTCTGCGCCCCGCTGGCCATCGAGGAGATCGCCCGCGACCACCCGGGGGTGCCCACGATCATCGCCCACATGGGTGCCGTGTGGAACGTCCCCGAGGCGATCATCGTCGCCGAGCGGCAGCCCCACGTGTACCTGGAGACCTCGGCGACGCTGATGAGCGACGTGAAGCGCGCCTACGCCCGACTGGGTCCTGAGAAGATCCTCCTGGGCAGCGAGTGGCCCGGCTCCGACTTCGACCTGGAACGTATGAAGATCGCGAAGGCGATACCGGACGACAAGGACCGCGCGCTCGTCGAGGGCGGCAACATGGCCCGGCTCCTCGGGATCACCGCGTGA
- a CDS encoding alpha/beta hydrolase — MDIVLVHGAGGRPTTWSEVEPLLTALGHRTITVTNPLTSLDADVAHTAAAVAELPGPVLLVGHSYGGAVITNVGHRPAARGLVYIAAFGPDEGETVNGIVERYEPAEISKYMRRGPNGEWKSEASEEFWAEIGPDLSPAQRAVVEAEGRKAENLIFTQPTGKPAWRTLPSWYLVADDDRTLRPDAQNDMAARMEAVTEHVPGSHYTTLVHPRRVADLIHTAATAVSGTP, encoded by the coding sequence ATGGACATCGTGCTGGTCCACGGAGCGGGCGGACGCCCCACCACCTGGTCGGAGGTCGAGCCCCTGCTCACCGCCCTGGGACACCGGACGATCACCGTCACCAACCCGCTGACCTCCCTCGACGCGGACGTGGCGCACACCGCCGCCGCCGTGGCGGAGCTGCCGGGACCGGTCCTCCTGGTCGGCCACTCCTACGGCGGCGCGGTCATCACCAACGTCGGCCACCGCCCCGCCGCCCGGGGCCTCGTCTACATCGCGGCCTTCGGACCCGACGAGGGCGAGACCGTCAACGGCATCGTCGAACGCTACGAGCCCGCGGAGATCTCGAAGTACATGCGGCGCGGCCCGAACGGGGAGTGGAAGTCGGAGGCGAGCGAGGAGTTCTGGGCCGAGATCGGCCCCGACCTGTCTCCCGCGCAACGGGCCGTCGTCGAGGCCGAGGGACGCAAGGCGGAGAACCTCATCTTCACCCAGCCGACCGGCAAGCCGGCCTGGCGCACCCTGCCCAGCTGGTACCTGGTCGCCGACGACGACCGCACCCTGCGCCCGGACGCGCAGAACGACATGGCCGCCCGGATGGAGGCCGTCACCGAACACGTACCGGGCAGCCACTACACGACGCTCGTGCACCCGCGCCGGGTGGCCGACCTGATCCACACCGCGGCCACGGCCGTGAGCGGCACGCCGTGA
- a CDS encoding creatininase family protein: protein MTAAVPGADSRPVPTGLDVPALADELGGSGLPVRWEELTWQQAESTAAARNAVIIPVGATEQHGPHLPLAVDTLICRAVADGVSALTGVPVVPPLSFGVSASHGDFGGTVALRPETMIAVVEDVIDSLYASGVRQFILLNGHIWNNGALDVSAEKLRVRHRDARVRALGYVTMYPGPEVNGHVQYGRALMHANFFETSVMLHLHPELVHMEKATSHIDVDSFWDYRMDQVSETGVWGRDVGDADAKHGGEEFDRCVLTTARAVSAAVGEPWPDPTHRPGPTHGPARVPHPGATA, encoded by the coding sequence ATGACAGCAGCCGTCCCCGGGGCCGACAGCCGGCCCGTCCCCACCGGCCTCGACGTTCCGGCCCTCGCCGACGAACTCGGCGGCTCCGGACTCCCGGTGCGATGGGAGGAACTGACCTGGCAGCAGGCAGAGTCCACCGCCGCCGCACGGAACGCCGTGATCATCCCCGTCGGCGCCACCGAACAGCACGGCCCGCACCTGCCGTTGGCCGTCGACACCCTCATCTGCCGTGCCGTCGCCGACGGCGTCTCGGCACTCACCGGCGTACCGGTCGTGCCCCCGCTCAGCTTCGGCGTCTCCGCCTCCCACGGCGACTTCGGCGGCACGGTCGCGCTCCGCCCCGAGACGATGATCGCCGTCGTCGAGGACGTCATCGACTCCCTGTACGCCTCCGGAGTACGGCAGTTCATCCTGCTCAACGGCCACATCTGGAACAACGGCGCGCTCGACGTGTCCGCGGAGAAGCTGAGGGTGCGCCACCGCGACGCCCGGGTACGGGCCCTGGGTTACGTGACGATGTACCCCGGACCCGAGGTGAACGGGCACGTCCAGTACGGGCGGGCGCTGATGCACGCCAACTTCTTCGAGACCTCGGTCATGCTCCACCTCCACCCCGAACTCGTGCACATGGAGAAGGCCACCTCGCACATCGACGTGGACTCCTTCTGGGACTACCGGATGGACCAGGTCAGCGAGACCGGGGTCTGGGGCCGTGACGTGGGAGACGCCGACGCGAAGCACGGCGGCGAGGAGTTCGACCGCTGCGTGCTCACCACCGCCCGGGCCGTGTCGGCCGCCGTGGGCGAACCGTGGCCCGACCCGACCCACCGTCCCGGCCCGACCCACGGCCCTGCCCGCGTCCCGCACCCTGGAGCCACCGCGTGA
- a CDS encoding cytidine/deoxycytidylate deaminase family protein produces the protein MSAALPGTASTGVARVTVPASMSEADAELLTLAQELLARVWRDGRHEVASAVRTADGAVHTGVHLEGSCRRSSICAEGVALGAARGAYPGERPLEVASVVSVQIKPAGRFRVIAPCGVCRELISDYSPDATVWITTVEENEVVPVRALDLLPDKSRRAW, from the coding sequence GTGAGTGCCGCGCTCCCCGGTACGGCGTCCACCGGCGTCGCGCGCGTCACCGTGCCCGCGTCCATGAGCGAGGCCGACGCCGAACTGCTCACTCTGGCGCAGGAGTTGCTGGCCCGTGTCTGGCGCGACGGCCGGCACGAGGTGGCGTCCGCGGTGCGTACGGCCGACGGAGCCGTGCACACCGGGGTCCACCTCGAAGGCTCCTGCCGGCGCAGCTCCATCTGCGCCGAGGGCGTCGCCCTGGGAGCGGCCCGCGGGGCGTACCCGGGCGAACGCCCGCTGGAGGTCGCCTCGGTCGTCTCCGTCCAGATCAAACCCGCCGGACGGTTCCGGGTGATCGCGCCGTGCGGTGTGTGCCGGGAACTGATCAGCGACTACAGCCCGGACGCGACGGTCTGGATCACCACGGTCGAGGAGAACGAGGTCGTCCCGGTACGGGCCCTGGACCTGCTGCCGGACAAGAGCCGGCGCGCCTGGTGA
- a CDS encoding ABC transporter permease, with protein sequence MSDHAGAHAGAHAGAVTGPGGGPTAAPARPGRMARLRQRGIGTSWPARVSWVFLVAIVLVALVGPLLISADPVRQTSSAMLPFGSPGHLLGTDDLGRDELARLVHGARPLLFVAFASTALAAVLGTGIGLLAGYAGGIVEQVLMRVVDLALAFPSILLVILLVAAAGPGTTSLVIGVGVSLAPGLARLARALAARETAQDYIVAARLGGTRTPRILAQEILPNIAGPLVAQVVMTLSVAAGFAAGLSYLGLGIQPPTPDWGYMVQAGQEFLYSAPRLVVLPAALTLLFVVACNFVGDDLRDALDPKGSA encoded by the coding sequence GTGTCTGATCACGCGGGGGCCCACGCCGGGGCCCACGCGGGGGCCGTCACGGGCCCGGGCGGCGGCCCCACGGCGGCCCCCGCCCGCCCGGGCCGGATGGCGAGGCTGAGGCAGCGCGGGATCGGCACCTCCTGGCCCGCGCGGGTGTCCTGGGTGTTCCTGGTCGCGATCGTCCTCGTCGCGCTCGTCGGGCCGCTGCTGATCTCCGCCGACCCGGTCCGGCAGACCTCCTCGGCGATGCTGCCCTTCGGCTCGCCCGGCCATCTCCTCGGCACGGACGACCTGGGCCGGGACGAACTGGCCCGGCTGGTGCACGGGGCACGGCCACTGCTGTTCGTGGCGTTCGCCTCCACCGCGCTGGCCGCCGTGCTCGGCACCGGCATCGGCCTGCTCGCCGGCTACGCGGGCGGCATCGTCGAACAGGTACTGATGCGCGTCGTCGACCTGGCCCTGGCCTTCCCGTCGATCCTTCTGGTCATCCTGCTGGTCGCCGCAGCCGGACCGGGCACCACCAGCCTCGTCATCGGGGTCGGCGTGTCCCTCGCACCCGGCCTGGCGCGGCTGGCCCGCGCCCTCGCGGCCAGGGAGACGGCCCAGGACTACATCGTCGCCGCCCGCCTGGGCGGCACCCGCACCCCGCGCATCCTGGCGCAGGAGATCCTGCCCAACATCGCCGGGCCGCTGGTGGCCCAGGTCGTCATGACCCTGTCGGTCGCGGCGGGCTTCGCCGCCGGCCTGTCCTACCTCGGCCTCGGCATCCAGCCGCCCACCCCCGACTGGGGCTACATGGTCCAGGCCGGACAGGAGTTCCTGTACTCCGCGCCCCGCCTGGTGGTGCTGCCGGCGGCCCTGACCCTGCTGTTCGTCGTGGCCTGCAACTTCGTGGGCGACGACCTGCGGGACGCGCTCGACCCGAAGGGCTCCGCATGA
- a CDS encoding ABC transporter ATP-binding protein translates to MNGPAPAGVRGQDSPAAEQPVVLEARGLRVGFDVPSGRLPAVAGVDLTLHQGEILALVGESGSGKSALSMSLVGLNRGPRTHISGDVAFDGRNLAEASERELRSIRGKDIAVVFQDALAALNPLHRVGAQVTEMMRAHRRMPYATAMDRAVDLLGEVGIANPRANSRALPHQLSGGMRQRVMIAMGLANDPAVLIADEPTTALDVTIQAQVLSVLQKASADHGTAVLLITHDLGVVAEVADRVAVMYAGRIVEQGSRDEVLFNPQHPYTVGLLGSVPPIDGPVADRLPAIPGSPLTGVDRPGGCAFAARCAHAHDACAEQPELRHRHGEPGHLDACVLTGPVRRTARDAGPDPQPTGTTEDVTRPVGLVNPMNRVSPSGPAHPADLVRDEKGRS, encoded by the coding sequence GTGAATGGGCCCGCGCCCGCCGGAGTCCGCGGGCAGGACAGCCCGGCCGCGGAACAGCCCGTCGTCCTGGAGGCGCGTGGACTGCGGGTCGGGTTCGACGTCCCCTCGGGCCGGCTCCCGGCCGTCGCCGGAGTGGATCTGACCCTCCACCAGGGCGAGATCCTCGCACTGGTCGGCGAGTCCGGCTCGGGCAAGTCCGCGCTGTCCATGAGCCTGGTCGGTCTCAACCGGGGCCCGCGCACCCACATCAGCGGCGACGTCGCCTTCGACGGCCGCAACCTCGCCGAGGCGTCCGAACGCGAACTGCGCTCGATCCGGGGCAAGGACATCGCCGTCGTCTTCCAGGACGCGCTGGCCGCACTCAACCCGCTGCACCGGGTCGGCGCCCAGGTCACCGAGATGATGCGCGCCCACCGCCGGATGCCGTACGCGACGGCCATGGACCGGGCCGTGGACCTGCTCGGCGAGGTCGGCATCGCCAATCCGCGCGCCAACTCCCGTGCGCTGCCGCACCAGTTGTCGGGCGGTATGCGCCAGCGCGTGATGATCGCCATGGGTCTGGCCAACGACCCCGCCGTCCTGATCGCCGACGAACCCACCACGGCACTGGACGTCACCATCCAGGCCCAGGTCCTCTCCGTGCTCCAGAAGGCCAGCGCCGACCACGGCACCGCCGTCCTCCTGATCACCCACGACCTGGGGGTCGTCGCCGAGGTGGCCGACCGCGTGGCCGTGATGTACGCCGGCCGCATCGTCGAGCAGGGCTCACGCGACGAGGTGCTGTTCAACCCGCAACACCCCTACACCGTCGGCCTGTTGGGCTCGGTGCCGCCGATCGACGGACCGGTCGCCGATCGGCTGCCCGCCATTCCCGGCAGCCCGCTGACCGGGGTGGACCGCCCTGGCGGATGCGCGTTCGCCGCGCGTTGTGCCCACGCCCACGACGCGTGCGCGGAGCAGCCCGAACTGCGCCACCGGCACGGCGAACCCGGCCACCTCGACGCCTGCGTCCTGACCGGACCCGTACGCCGTACGGCACGAGACGCCGGACCGGACCCGCAGCCGACGGGGACGACAGAGGACGTGACCCGCCCGGTGGGCCTGGTGAACCCGATGAACCGGGTGAGTCCTTCGGGCCCGGCTCACCCGGCGGACCTGGTACGCGACGAGAAGGGGCGCTCATGA
- a CDS encoding ABC transporter permease, whose translation MSTVPLPRLRRPARPRSERADTLRAMARRLLGIPVVLFALATLVFIAMRLLPGSPTASLAGGGTNLTAAEIAQNEARASEALGLDQPLLTQYGTYLDNLVHLRFGESFFGSNSVLGLLGDALPGTIELTLAAMTVAVLLGVVTGVVAALRKGTWIDTTTRTVATVSFSLPWFALGVIAIVVFGVWLRWLPVLGRLPSSLDYRPTTNFVLLDAILQNRLELIGPWIQHLILPATTLALSMAGYITRIVRASVLDVLGDDFVRTARMKGLAESAVIRRHVLRNSWLPIVTVLGLQFGSLLGGSVITETVFSYGGVGRLLVQGVLQRDYPVVQGAALAIALLFVLVNYAVDVLYMILDPRIRKG comes from the coding sequence ATGAGCACCGTCCCGCTGCCGCGCCTGCGGCGCCCCGCCCGGCCCCGGTCCGAGCGCGCCGACACCCTGCGGGCCATGGCCCGCAGACTCCTCGGCATCCCGGTCGTCCTGTTCGCCCTGGCGACCCTGGTGTTCATCGCGATGCGCCTGCTGCCCGGCTCGCCCACCGCCTCCCTCGCGGGCGGCGGAACCAACCTCACGGCGGCGGAGATCGCGCAGAACGAGGCCAGGGCCAGCGAGGCGCTCGGCCTCGACCAGCCGCTGCTCACCCAGTACGGCACCTACCTCGACAACCTGGTCCACCTGCGCTTCGGCGAGTCGTTCTTCGGCTCCAACAGCGTCCTGGGTCTGCTGGGCGACGCCCTGCCCGGCACCATCGAACTGACCCTCGCCGCGATGACCGTGGCCGTGCTCCTGGGCGTGGTCACCGGCGTGGTCGCCGCACTGCGCAAGGGCACCTGGATCGACACCACGACCAGGACCGTGGCGACCGTCAGCTTCTCCCTGCCGTGGTTCGCGCTCGGCGTGATCGCCATCGTCGTCTTCGGCGTCTGGCTGCGCTGGCTGCCCGTGCTGGGACGGCTCCCCAGCTCGCTGGACTACCGGCCCACGACCAACTTTGTCCTCCTCGACGCCATCCTGCAGAACCGCCTCGAACTGATCGGCCCCTGGATCCAGCACCTGATCCTGCCCGCCACCACCCTCGCCCTGTCCATGGCCGGTTACATCACCCGTATCGTGCGCGCCTCCGTCCTGGACGTCCTCGGCGACGATTTCGTCCGGACCGCCCGCATGAAGGGGCTCGCCGAGTCAGCGGTGATCCGCCGCCATGTCCTGCGCAACTCCTGGCTGCCCATCGTCACGGTCCTCGGCCTGCAGTTCGGGTCCCTGCTCGGCGGGTCCGTCATCACCGAGACCGTCTTCTCCTACGGCGGGGTGGGCCGATTGCTGGTGCAGGGCGTGCTCCAGCGCGACTACCCCGTCGTCCAGGGAGCCGCGCTCGCCATCGCCCTGCTGTTCGTCCTCGTCAACTACGCGGTGGACGTGCTTTACATGATCCTCGACCCACGTATACGGAAAGGCTGA
- a CDS encoding ABC transporter substrate-binding protein gives MPDQSQGTPAPRPAEPQVARRTVLRGASVLGVGVGFGLTPLLAACGVADDGSGESGGGSGKGGTLTLAIDSTSAVNDPAFYTTLGDWMAVDCVCRGLTFISFESNEPTPDLAKSWKISDDRLTYTFTLRDGVKFHDGTTLSSADVLATLNRQFDPENKTLPKGASRPLASLGNNVASLTAEDDLTVKLVLKAPDRTVLAQLSDIGGRIISKAALDKYGDAIGKHLVGTGPFKFASATSGQSITLEAFDDFRLGRPPIDRLVLRQVQDPSAIVSSLLSGDVSATQFTPYSAVAQLKSDPSVTVHDTKEGFDAILMIDARRIPELKVRKAINLAIDRKAIVQQAFFGVASEPDGYAVPPAQDGYDAGLADLSTKNLAQAKKLLKEAGAVGRELGLMAASDSWHPKAAQIVKQNLEDAGFKVKTTSVDPASYFSRLSDGKDDHHDLMIWERNSYVPDPNNMVGAMANPAGLYGSTITGLDTLDGVDTLAEDLLTAKNLPVGKKRTAAYSKIQRRWAEEYMVIAMLACSTNLVVSGAKVKGINTAALGNHRCFMEKASV, from the coding sequence ATGCCGGATCAGTCGCAGGGAACGCCCGCACCCCGCCCGGCCGAACCGCAGGTCGCCCGCCGGACCGTGCTGCGCGGCGCAAGCGTCCTCGGGGTCGGAGTGGGCTTCGGGCTGACCCCGCTGCTCGCCGCCTGCGGGGTGGCCGACGACGGGTCCGGGGAGTCCGGCGGCGGATCCGGCAAGGGGGGCACCCTCACCCTCGCGATCGACTCCACCAGCGCGGTCAACGACCCCGCCTTCTACACCACGCTGGGGGACTGGATGGCGGTGGACTGCGTCTGCCGCGGTCTGACCTTCATCTCCTTCGAGTCCAACGAACCCACACCGGACCTGGCCAAGAGCTGGAAGATCTCCGACGACCGGCTCACGTACACCTTCACCCTCCGGGACGGCGTGAAGTTCCACGACGGTACGACGCTGTCCTCGGCCGATGTGCTGGCCACTCTGAACCGGCAGTTCGACCCCGAGAACAAGACCCTGCCGAAGGGCGCCTCCAGACCGCTCGCCTCCCTCGGCAACAACGTGGCCTCGCTGACCGCCGAGGACGACCTCACGGTCAAGCTGGTGCTCAAGGCACCCGACCGGACCGTCCTCGCCCAGCTCTCCGACATCGGCGGCCGCATCATCTCCAAGGCCGCCCTCGACAAGTACGGGGACGCCATAGGCAAGCACCTCGTCGGGACGGGCCCCTTCAAGTTCGCCTCGGCCACCTCCGGCCAGTCCATCACCCTTGAGGCCTTCGACGACTTCCGGCTCGGCCGGCCGCCGATCGACCGTCTGGTGCTGCGTCAGGTGCAGGACCCCTCGGCGATCGTCAGCTCCCTGCTCAGCGGGGACGTGTCCGCGACCCAGTTCACCCCCTACTCGGCCGTCGCACAGCTGAAGTCGGACCCGTCGGTCACCGTCCACGACACCAAGGAGGGCTTCGACGCCATCCTGATGATCGACGCGCGGCGGATTCCCGAACTGAAGGTGCGCAAGGCCATCAACCTGGCCATCGACCGCAAGGCGATCGTCCAGCAGGCCTTCTTCGGCGTCGCCAGCGAGCCCGACGGCTACGCGGTCCCGCCGGCCCAGGACGGGTACGACGCCGGCCTCGCCGACCTCAGCACCAAGAACCTCGCCCAGGCGAAGAAACTCCTCAAGGAGGCCGGGGCGGTCGGCCGCGAGCTGGGGCTGATGGCGGCCAGCGACTCCTGGCACCCCAAGGCCGCGCAGATCGTCAAGCAGAACCTGGAGGACGCCGGCTTCAAGGTGAAGACCACCTCCGTCGACCCCGCCTCGTACTTCAGCCGCCTCAGCGACGGCAAGGACGACCACCACGACCTGATGATCTGGGAACGCAACTCCTACGTCCCCGACCCCAACAACATGGTCGGCGCCATGGCCAACCCCGCCGGTCTCTACGGCAGCACCATCACCGGCCTGGACACGCTGGACGGCGTCGACACCCTGGCCGAGGACCTGCTGACGGCCAAGAACCTCCCCGTCGGCAAGAAGCGCACCGCCGCCTACTCGAAGATCCAGCGGCGCTGGGCGGAGGAGTACATGGTGATCGCCATGCTGGCCTGCTCCACCAACCTGGTCGTCAGCGGAGCCAAGGTGAAGGGCATCAACACCGCGGCCCTCGGAAACCACCGCTGCTTCATGGAGAAAGCCAGTGTCTGA
- a CDS encoding ABC transporter ATP-binding protein: MTSPPATPPTSAEAVSAPVPPAPPGTPLIRAEKLRVEYRGRSGGKVRALRDVDLEILEGETLGLVGESGCGKSTLGRALLRVIEPASGTIDFLGLNITRLRGTRLRRTRADLQMVFQDPFGSLNPRRRIADIVAEPLRRARGASRAEAGPVVGELLDRVGLGAEAGRRKPHEFSGGQRQRIGIARALASSPKFVVADEAVSALDVSIQAQVLNLLSDMVRERGLTMLFISHDLGVVRHIADRVAVMYLGQIIEVASRDDFFAGPAHPYSEALLSSVPSLRPGGRRERRVLEGELPDPANPPEGCLFQTRCPFAEDRCRTRMPELRTVAPGRTVRCHLPLVPSDGQEQQQQHLHQHSSVQKG, from the coding sequence ATGACCTCGCCACCCGCCACACCGCCGACCTCGGCCGAGGCGGTCTCCGCTCCGGTACCCCCGGCACCGCCCGGTACCCCGCTCATCCGGGCCGAGAAGCTGCGCGTCGAGTACCGCGGCCGGTCCGGCGGCAAGGTACGGGCCCTGCGCGACGTCGATCTGGAGATCCTGGAGGGTGAGACGCTGGGCCTGGTCGGTGAGTCGGGCTGCGGCAAGTCCACCCTGGGCCGCGCCCTGCTGCGGGTGATCGAGCCGGCGTCAGGCACCATCGATTTCCTCGGCCTGAACATCACCCGGCTCAGGGGTACGCGACTGCGGCGCACCCGGGCCGACCTGCAGATGGTGTTCCAGGATCCGTTCGGCTCGCTCAACCCCCGGCGCCGGATCGCCGACATCGTCGCCGAGCCGCTGCGGCGGGCGCGCGGCGCGAGCCGGGCCGAAGCCGGGCCTGTCGTGGGGGAGTTGCTGGACCGGGTGGGTCTCGGCGCCGAGGCCGGCCGGCGCAAGCCGCACGAGTTCTCCGGCGGCCAGCGCCAGCGCATCGGCATCGCCCGGGCCCTGGCCTCCTCGCCCAAGTTCGTCGTGGCGGACGAGGCCGTGTCCGCGCTGGACGTCTCCATCCAGGCACAGGTGCTGAACCTGCTGTCGGACATGGTCCGCGAGCGCGGCCTGACCATGCTGTTCATCTCCCACGACCTGGGCGTCGTACGGCACATCGCCGACCGCGTGGCCGTCATGTACCTGGGCCAGATCATCGAGGTCGCGTCCCGGGACGACTTCTTCGCCGGTCCCGCCCACCCCTACTCCGAGGCGCTGCTGTCCTCGGTGCCGTCCCTGCGCCCCGGCGGGCGGCGCGAACGGCGTGTGCTGGAGGGCGAACTGCCCGATCCCGCGAACCCGCCCGAGGGCTGCCTCTTCCAGACCCGCTGCCCCTTCGCCGAGGACCGCTGCCGTACCCGCATGCCGGAACTGCGGACCGTCGCACCCGGCCGCACCGTGCGCTGCCACCTGCCTCTGGTGCCGAGCGACGGCCAAGAACAACAGCAACAGCACCTGCACCAGCACAGCTCAGTTCAGAAAGGCTGA